One stretch of Candidatus Thermoplasmatota archaeon DNA includes these proteins:
- a CDS encoding NADH-quinone oxidoreductase subunit D, protein MAEMWINMGPQHPMTHGLWNLRIKVDGETITDAEPEVGYLHRGIEKLCEGKTYTQIIPLADRLCYGSSMTWSHLYCLTVEDLMGVEVPERAEYIRVAAIEMQRIASHLMWLAAYAVDLGAMVGFIYTMRDREVFIDLLQALTGSRLTYNYPRIGGVAHDVPPDFERDSLRACDYMEKKLVEYEDLFDGSKIFMMRNVGVGKLRKEDAMNLGVTGPPLRASGVNYDLRKDMSYSVYPELDFQACTLPDGDCYARYRVRMDEMYESCKIVRQAIQKMPKGKWRIVAPRNAPSGTGLGRVEDPRGEGMMYVVGDGTDKPYRLKIRSPIFVTVSAAKKMLVGYKVADVVAIMGGLDMCIGEADR, encoded by the coding sequence GTGGCCGAGATGTGGATCAACATGGGCCCCCAGCACCCGATGACGCACGGTCTCTGGAACCTCAGGATCAAGGTCGACGGGGAGACGATCACAGACGCAGAGCCGGAGGTCGGGTACCTGCACAGGGGGATAGAGAAGCTCTGCGAGGGCAAGACGTACACTCAGATCATACCTCTCGCCGACAGGCTCTGCTACGGGTCGTCCATGACCTGGAGCCACCTGTACTGCCTCACGGTCGAGGACCTGATGGGCGTCGAGGTGCCCGAGCGCGCGGAGTACATTCGCGTGGCAGCGATCGAGATGCAGAGGATAGCGTCTCACCTGATGTGGCTCGCGGCGTACGCTGTGGACCTCGGGGCTATGGTCGGATTCATCTACACTATGAGGGACAGGGAGGTCTTCATCGACCTTCTCCAGGCGCTGACCGGCTCGAGGCTCACCTACAACTATCCGAGGATAGGCGGGGTGGCGCACGACGTGCCTCCGGACTTCGAAAGGGATTCCTTGCGCGCGTGCGACTACATGGAAAAGAAGCTCGTGGAGTACGAGGACCTGTTCGACGGTTCGAAAATCTTCATGATGAGGAACGTCGGAGTCGGCAAACTGCGCAAGGAGGATGCCATGAACCTCGGGGTCACGGGCCCGCCGCTCAGAGCCTCCGGCGTGAATTACGACCTCAGGAAGGATATGTCATATTCGGTCTACCCTGAACTTGATTTCCAGGCATGCACCCTTCCGGACGGCGACTGCTATGCCAGATACCGAGTCAGGATGGATGAGATGTACGAGAGCTGCAAGATCGTCCGCCAGGCGATACAGAAGATGCCCAAGGGCAAGTGGAGGATTGTGGCTCCCAGGAACGCCCCATCGGGCACCGGCCTCGGAAGGGTCGAGGACCCGAGAGGCGAGGGGATGATGTACGTCGTAGGGGACGGGACTGACAAGCCCTACCGCCTCAAGATCAGGAGCCCGATCTTCGTGACCGTATCTGCAGCCAAGAAGATGCTCGTGGGATACAAAGTGGCCGATGTCGTGGCGATCATGGGCGGGCTCGACATGTGCATCGGGGAGGCTGATAGGTGA
- the nuoH gene encoding NADH-quinone oxidoreductase subunit NuoH produces MNLFTFSYGIIHWLVDLINHLWYWLGDVLPWQFGDFFDAVGEFAASDGHITVMAILVEVLIIVIIALVNVLNFIWIDRKFMGRMFDFYGPYYVGYRIGGWLQNLADGIKLFVKEIITPAKADKLGFLLGPIIFVGSSFLALSTIPLGRDFGISTNASGAGVPGSALIAFAFFAIAPFSILICGWSSNNKYTLIGGLRSAAQMMSYEIPMLLTVASVFLMAGSFNFMEIVDAQHDVWFAIPLFLGFVIFLICLVAEVEIQPFDLPEAEAELVEGWTTEYCGMRFGLFMMTSYLRGYIGGALATALFLGGWHGPALIPDPIWFLIKAYIVFVIIEWMRWSVPRVRVDQLLNIGWKRLMPLAMLNLLIAASLKTLGWF; encoded by the coding sequence ATGAACCTGTTCACTTTCAGCTACGGTATCATACATTGGCTCGTCGACCTCATCAACCATCTGTGGTACTGGCTTGGCGATGTCCTGCCCTGGCAGTTCGGGGACTTCTTCGACGCCGTCGGCGAATTCGCAGCGTCCGACGGGCATATCACGGTGATGGCCATCTTGGTGGAAGTTCTCATAATCGTCATCATCGCGCTCGTGAACGTTCTCAACTTCATCTGGATCGACCGGAAGTTCATGGGACGCATGTTCGATTTCTACGGCCCGTACTACGTCGGCTACAGGATCGGCGGCTGGCTCCAGAACCTTGCGGACGGGATCAAGCTGTTCGTGAAGGAGATAATAACGCCTGCTAAGGCCGACAAGCTGGGGTTCCTCCTAGGACCAATCATATTCGTCGGCTCGTCGTTCCTCGCCTTGTCCACGATACCTCTTGGCCGTGACTTCGGGATATCGACGAACGCCTCCGGGGCCGGCGTGCCCGGCAGCGCGCTTATCGCGTTCGCGTTCTTCGCCATCGCTCCGTTCTCGATACTCATCTGTGGCTGGTCCTCGAACAACAAGTATACGCTCATCGGCGGACTGAGGTCCGCTGCCCAGATGATGAGCTACGAGATACCCATGCTGCTCACGGTCGCGAGTGTCTTCCTGATGGCCGGGAGCTTCAACTTCATGGAGATCGTGGATGCGCAACACGATGTGTGGTTCGCGATACCACTCTTCCTCGGATTCGTCATATTCCTGATATGTCTCGTCGCTGAGGTCGAGATACAGCCGTTCGACCTTCCGGAGGCCGAGGCCGAGCTCGTGGAGGGCTGGACGACGGAGTACTGCGGCATGCGGTTCGGCTTGTTCATGATGACCTCCTACCTGAGGGGATACATAGGAGGCGCGCTCGCCACCGCCCTCTTCCTGGGCGGTTGGCACGGCCCTGCACTGATCCCGGACCCGATATGGTTCCTGATCAAGGCGTACATCGTCTTCGTCATAATCGAGTGGATGCGCTGGTCCGTCCCGAGGGTCAGGGTGGACCAGTTACTGAACATCGGCTGGAAGAGGCTAATGCCTCTGGCGATGCTCAACCTGCTCATAGCTGCGTCCCTTAAGACCTTGGGGTGGTTCTGA
- a CDS encoding 4Fe-4S binding protein: MPARKRLNSFGFVFRPMKRTGKQVWESLIVGKPNTVLYPYHKLNLPPTYRGKHTLDFKKCIGCANCVQICPNDCMWMEKIEDPELGKIERPGIDMGRCLFCGLCVEVCPTVALHETVEFELASSDRGKIKFSAKELRDDSYADKVVEERQKRAVPVLDLGKCTGCEKCAGECPEMCIAMMPVESVGKLKPEIALPKCTACEKCVVACPEKALTMKDMYESYFEMPEPKFILKNCTGCNACAKACPADAIYMMEMPGTERILKDGKKSKPKKRAVFVLEKCVGCGKCFRACKFQSIEMPGVKK, from the coding sequence ATGCCGGCCAGGAAGAGACTGAACAGCTTCGGTTTCGTGTTCAGGCCGATGAAGCGGACCGGGAAGCAGGTCTGGGAATCTCTCATAGTCGGCAAGCCCAATACCGTTCTTTACCCGTACCACAAGCTCAATCTCCCGCCGACCTACCGCGGGAAGCACACGCTCGACTTCAAGAAATGCATCGGCTGCGCCAACTGCGTCCAGATATGCCCCAACGACTGCATGTGGATGGAGAAGATCGAGGATCCCGAGCTCGGAAAAATAGAGAGGCCCGGGATCGACATGGGAAGATGCCTGTTCTGCGGTCTGTGCGTGGAAGTCTGTCCCACTGTGGCGCTCCACGAGACGGTCGAGTTCGAGCTCGCGAGCAGTGACAGGGGCAAGATCAAGTTCAGCGCGAAGGAGCTCAGGGACGACTCCTATGCTGACAAGGTCGTCGAGGAGCGGCAGAAGCGAGCTGTTCCAGTGCTCGACCTGGGCAAGTGCACTGGATGCGAGAAGTGCGCCGGCGAGTGCCCCGAGATGTGCATCGCGATGATGCCCGTCGAGAGCGTGGGGAAGTTGAAGCCGGAGATCGCGCTGCCCAAGTGCACTGCGTGCGAGAAGTGCGTGGTCGCGTGCCCTGAGAAGGCCCTGACGATGAAGGACATGTACGAGTCCTACTTCGAGATGCCAGAACCGAAGTTCATACTCAAGAACTGCACTGGCTGCAACGCGTGCGCGAAGGCCTGTCCCGCGGATGCGATATACATGATGGAAATGCCGGGCACGGAGAGGATACTCAAGGACGGCAAGAAGAGCAAGCCGAAGAAGAGAGCCGTGTTCGTGCTGGAGAAGTGCGTCGGGTGCGGCAAGTGCTTCCGGGCGTGCAAGTTCCAGTCGATCGAGATGCCGGGGGTGAAGAAGTGA
- a CDS encoding NADH-quinone oxidoreductase subunit J, giving the protein MTWELFIFLFMAASALISAMMVIASKEIVHSVIALATSFISIAVLFVMLSAEFVAIVQILVYVGAVVVVILFGIMLTRREIMESEKR; this is encoded by the coding sequence GTGACCTGGGAGCTGTTCATATTCCTGTTCATGGCTGCCTCGGCCCTGATTTCCGCCATGATGGTCATCGCGTCCAAGGAGATAGTCCATAGCGTGATCGCCCTGGCTACCAGCTTCATATCCATTGCCGTCCTGTTCGTCATGCTAAGCGCAGAGTTCGTCGCCATCGTGCAGATCCTGGTCTATGTTGGCGCGGTTGTCGTCGTCATCCTGTTCGGTATCATGCTCACAAGGCGCGAGATAATGGAGAGTGAGAAGCGATGA
- the nuoK gene encoding NADH-quinone oxidoreductase subunit NuoK, translated as MPIEYWLVFSSLLFAIGAYGVLSRKNAIVVLMSIEIMLNAANINLVAFSSYHTALHGVPDASGQVFALFSIAVAAAEVAVGLAIILSVYRGYQTIDVDKINILRW; from the coding sequence ATCCCGATCGAATACTGGCTCGTGTTCAGCTCGCTCCTGTTCGCGATCGGAGCATACGGCGTGCTGTCCAGGAAGAACGCCATCGTCGTGCTAATGTCCATCGAGATCATGCTCAATGCCGCGAACATCAATCTGGTGGCATTCAGCTCATATCACACTGCGCTGCACGGAGTCCCGGACGCCTCGGGCCAGGTGTTCGCGCTGTTCTCAATCGCAGTCGCCGCTGCAGAGGTTGCAGTCGGCCTGGCCATCATCCTGTCGGTCTACAGGGGATATCAGACGATCGATGTTGACAAGATCAACATCCTGAGGTGGTAA
- the nuoL gene encoding NADH-quinone oxidoreductase subunit L, which produces MLEYAWLIPVFPFVAFILIGLLPRRTLGWEDGAGYAIVGAGGALIISMLMIWEVINGRTLTIDAPSTEWLVIGGFSIRFGIWIDQLTAVMLVVVSIVGTLVVIYSGGYMHEEAERRRRYYAEIMLFISVMYGLVIANNYLEMFIFWELVGLCSYLLIGFWYEKPSAASAAKRAFIVTRVGDIMFMAGIIILLKYVGALDFATLFASGGVSAVPQDMLTLSTALIFGGAIGKSAQFPLHEWLPDAMEGPTTVSALIHAATMVNAGVYLTARTYPLLVQTPDSLLFVAVIGGITALLAATVALVATDIKRVLAYSTVSQLGYMILGLGAGGWLLIKSGSTAGYSAALFHLMNHGFFKALLFLCAGSVIHSVGTNNMRVMGGLRKKMPITSITMLIGALAIAGIPPLSGFWSKDEVLSSVYHAGQFDSVFLLLWFMGVATAFLTAFYMFRMWFMTFSGEPRSEYHAHESPRIMTVPLMILAGLAAVSGFVLFMGEGFKLFLERSLEGLPMLVPEHESFADIASNVFTDVFTYLVLGLVVAGVLIAYRIYHMPGFDRSVFARGFSGRMQKVLENRWYISKFYDDFALTVWYGFSLIADKFDRYVIDGIVNGFAYLGANLGGVIRKAQSGNVQRYASLIVLGIVLLLIFVVYILPWGGL; this is translated from the coding sequence ATGCTGGAGTACGCGTGGCTCATACCGGTCTTCCCCTTCGTTGCCTTCATCCTCATAGGTCTCCTACCAAGGCGCACGCTCGGCTGGGAGGACGGTGCGGGCTATGCGATTGTGGGCGCCGGGGGCGCGCTCATCATCTCCATGCTCATGATATGGGAGGTTATCAACGGTCGTACTCTGACGATCGATGCGCCCAGCACGGAATGGCTCGTCATCGGCGGCTTCTCTATCAGGTTCGGGATCTGGATAGACCAACTCACGGCGGTGATGCTTGTGGTCGTCTCCATCGTGGGCACTCTCGTCGTCATCTACTCGGGCGGGTACATGCACGAGGAGGCCGAGCGGAGGAGGCGGTACTACGCGGAGATCATGCTGTTCATATCTGTCATGTACGGCCTCGTGATTGCCAACAACTACCTCGAGATGTTCATCTTCTGGGAGCTCGTAGGTCTATGCTCCTACCTGCTCATAGGCTTCTGGTACGAGAAGCCCTCGGCTGCCAGTGCGGCCAAGAGGGCCTTCATTGTGACCCGCGTGGGCGACATCATGTTCATGGCGGGCATCATCATCCTGCTCAAGTATGTGGGGGCGCTCGACTTCGCCACACTATTCGCATCGGGAGGCGTGAGCGCAGTTCCCCAAGACATGCTGACGCTCTCCACCGCTCTCATCTTCGGCGGCGCGATAGGCAAGAGCGCGCAGTTCCCGCTGCATGAATGGCTGCCGGATGCGATGGAGGGCCCGACGACCGTGTCCGCCCTCATACACGCTGCGACCATGGTGAATGCCGGTGTGTACCTGACGGCTAGGACATATCCACTCCTTGTCCAGACTCCGGATAGCCTCCTGTTCGTCGCGGTCATAGGCGGAATAACGGCGCTGCTCGCCGCAACGGTCGCGCTCGTGGCTACGGACATCAAGAGGGTCCTCGCATACAGTACCGTGAGCCAGCTCGGGTACATGATCCTCGGACTGGGCGCGGGCGGCTGGCTGCTGATCAAGTCGGGCTCCACCGCTGGCTATTCCGCGGCCTTGTTCCACCTGATGAACCACGGTTTCTTCAAGGCGCTCCTGTTCCTTTGCGCTGGCAGCGTGATCCATTCTGTCGGCACCAACAATATGCGCGTCATGGGAGGTCTTCGTAAGAAGATGCCGATCACATCGATCACGATGCTCATCGGAGCACTGGCAATCGCCGGCATACCCCCGCTCTCGGGCTTTTGGAGCAAGGACGAAGTGCTCTCGTCGGTCTATCACGCTGGCCAATTCGACAGCGTGTTCCTGCTGCTCTGGTTCATGGGCGTAGCCACAGCTTTCCTGACAGCGTTCTACATGTTCAGGATGTGGTTCATGACCTTCTCCGGCGAGCCGAGGTCCGAGTACCACGCGCATGAGTCCCCCAGAATAATGACCGTGCCTCTGATGATCCTTGCCGGGCTTGCGGCAGTCTCTGGATTCGTCCTGTTCATGGGGGAGGGCTTCAAGCTCTTTCTCGAACGCTCTCTTGAGGGCCTCCCGATGCTCGTCCCCGAGCACGAGTCCTTCGCGGACATCGCTTCGAACGTGTTCACTGATGTGTTCACCTATCTTGTCCTCGGCCTAGTGGTCGCGGGCGTATTGATTGCCTACAGGATCTATCACATGCCAGGCTTCGACAGGTCAGTGTTCGCCAGGGGCTTTTCGGGCAGAATGCAGAAGGTCCTCGAAAACAGATGGTACATCAGCAAGTTCTACGACGATTTCGCGCTGACCGTCTGGTACGGATTCTCGCTCATAGCTGATAAGTTCGACAGGTATGTCATAGATGGCATCGTGAACGGCTTCGCCTACCTGGGAGCGAACTTGGGCGGAGTCATCAGAAAGGCCCAGTCAGGGAATGTCCAGAGGTACGCGAGCCTGATAGTCCTGGGTATCGTCCTGCTGCTGATCTTCGTGGTATACATCTTGCCTTGGGGAGGTCTGTGA